The Armatimonadota bacterium region CATCGACCTAGTCAACCGCTATAAAGATCGAGGCGTGGTCTTCATTGCGATCAACGCGAACGATGCAAACCAGTATCCTCAAGACAGCTTCGAAGCCATGAAGCGGCGGGCGCAAGAGAAGAACTACCCGTTCATTTACGCCTATGACGAAGAACAGTCGGTCGCCCGCATGTACATGGCCGAGCGAACGCCCGAGTTCTTTCTGTTCGACTCAGAGAGAGAATTGCGCTATCATGGCCGCTTCGACGACAACCACGAAGACCCAAAGGCAGCGCAACGACACTTCTTGGAAGACGCCATCAACTCGGTCTTAGAAGGCGAGCCGCCCCACATGCCCAACACCGCCCCCATAGGATGCACGATCAAATGGAAACCATGAGAGGCGCTCTTTGAGCTTGAACTGCGTTGCGATCTACGCCGATATGGAGGGCGTTGCGGGCATCTCCGTGTGGGACCAAGTCAACGGCGGATCGCCGCAGTACGAAGAGGGAAGAAGGCTCTACACCGGAGAGATCAATGCCGCCGTTAGAGCCTGCAAACGAGCGGGCGCCAAGCGAATCGTCGTTGTGGACGGACATGGCGCAGGGGGGCAATGGTCGTTCAAAAGCCTGATCCCTGATGCATTAGAATCGGGCGCCGAATACGTCTTCTCGCTCCGCTGGTGCCGACACATCGAGCCGTTTCAATCGGGCTGCGATGCTGTGCTTTTAGTCGGCGCTCACGCAATGGCCGGAACGCCCGACGGTGTGCTGTGCCATACCGTATCGACCGAAGGCTGGCACAACGCCTGGATCAACGGCACGCTGGTCGGCGAATCGGGTTTCATTGCCGCTCTGGCAGGGCACTGGGGCGCTCCCATTGTTTTCGTATCGGGCGACGAGGCGACCTGCAAAGAGGTAACCGATCTTTTGGGCTCTAAGGTCGCGACCGCGCCTGTCAAGAAAGCCCTCCACCGATACGCGATCAGCACCTTGAACCATGCGGACGCATGTGAAATGATCGAATCTCGGGCTTATGAAGCCCTGACAAAGCGCGACTTCCCGCCCGCATGGCGACTGCCCGCGCCGGTCGAGGTGAGAGTCGAAATCACTAACCCCGACAAAGCCGCCTACTTCTTGCGCAAACCGGGAGTAACGCAAGAAGGGCGATGCGTGGTGGCCAAAGGCGAAAGCTTCTGGCAAGTTTGGGACAACTTCTGGTGGGAGACCTGATGAGCGATCTGAAAACTTCCTTGTACGAGGCGCACGTTCGGCACGGCGGAAAGATGGTGCCTTTTGCCGGTTGGGTAATGCCGATTCAGTATCAAGGCATTCTAGACGAGGCGCGCGCCGTTCGCACTGGCTGTGGCCTGTTCGACGTCAGCCACATGGCGCGAGGCTGGTTTCGGGGCGATCGCGTTCTCGACTATCTGAGCAGTCTCGTCCCGAGCGACTTGGGTCGATTGACCGATATGAGCGCGATGTACACCATTCTGACCAACCCTAACGGCGGCGTAATCGACGACATCATCATCTATCGCTTGTCCGAACCAGAATACATGGTCGTCTTTAACGCCGCAAATCGCGAAAAGGACCTCGCCTGGTTCCGCCAGCACGGGCAGGGTATCGACATCGACGATCGCACTTTGTCCACCGCAATGATCGCGGTGCAGGGTCCAAAGGCGGTCGAAACGCTGGCAGCGCTTGGGGGAACCAATCTGCCCGACGTTCCGCGATTTGCCGCCGCCGAAACGACCATTGCAGGCGTCCGTCTGTTAGCGGGCCGAACAGGATACACGGGAGAGGACGGCTTTGAGCTGATCTGCCCAGCCGACCAGGCCGACGCGCTATGGGAAGCGCTGACACAGGAAGGCGGCGTTCCATGCGGATTAGGCGCCAGAGACTTGCTGCGAATAGAAGCTGGACTGCATCTATACGGCCATGAGCTTTCCGACGAGATCAACCCGATCGAGGCCAACCTCGGCTGGGTCGTGCATCGCCTAGAGGGCTATTGGGGCTCAAAAATCATTGCACGAATCAAAGCAGAGGGCCCAATCCGGAAGCTCATGGGCATCGTGATGGACGACCGCGCCGTGCCCAGAGAAGGAAACGAAATCTGGTCGGACGACCAACGAATCGGCACGGTCAGCAGCGGCACATTTTCGCCCGTGCTGGGCAAGAGTATCGGAATGGCCTTCATCGCAACCGATTATGCGAAGGCTGGCAATCGTTGCGAAATGCGGGTGCGGGACAGGGCGTTTGGGGCGTCGATAACAACGAGGCGGTTTCTAAAGGACCAATAAAGAAAGAAGCCCCGAATGATCGGGGCTTCGATGTCTTTCAATCAGTTACTGCTTGTCCAGACGAACCGATTAGGCGCGTCGGCGTCGGGCGGCCAGCAGGCCGACCAAACCGGTGCCCAGAGCGATCATGCTGGCAGGCTCCGGAACGACTTCCACGTTCAGTCCACTGCGGGTGGCGTAGAGAGTCGTCGTAGCGTTCAGCATGCAGGTTCGGACGGTAACGCCCTCGGAGCCCACGCCGCTCAAGCGGGTCAGATCGATGACGTAGTTGCCAACCGCCGCATTGTTGGCGACCTTGATACGAACTTGGCCGACCCAGAAGCGGAACGGATCAGCAGTGCCGCCCGTCTTCAGCATCTTCAGGCTGAAGCCGTCTTCAGTGGCAATGCCGAAACTTGTGTTGGTCGGGGAGGTCGAATTGGCGCGCACTCTGCCGCCGGCTCGACCGCTGGACGACCAATCGTTATCCGCCACGTCGCTGTGGAATCGGGCATTGTTCTGAGGGTTGGTCGCATTATCAGCGCCAAAGAAATGAACGTCGAACTCAGAACTACCAGCCAGGTCGCCAAAAATGTTGACCGTAGTGGTGCTGGCCAGGCCACCGTCGCCAGGCGTAAACTCCACGCCGACCGTGAGAGTGAACCAGTCGCCAGGGTTGACCTGAATCGAAGTTCGAGGGTTGCTGGAATCGCTATCCGTCTGCGTAGCCACGCTACCGGCGCTCTGGCTGATGTTGGAGCCATCCAGGAAGAACCCGGAAGCGGCCGAAGCGCTCGCAACCATCATAACAGCGACGGCGGAAGCGACCGCAAGATGCATCAGACTCTTGTTGAAACGCATCACACACATCCTCCTTTCGAGGTTTTGGTTTAGTATCGTTGAAGCCCGACCCTCGAGCTCAACTTCGTTATTAAGTAGAATCGCGGACGATTCGAAACCGCCCACCACAGTATAGCACGGTTCGTGCCAGACTGTCAAGGGAGAATTTAAAATCCGGACAAGAGCCCCGATTGGCCGTTCATCCCTTCTGTGGGCCGTGTCGACCCCGCTTATTACGACCGAGAATAGTATAGCACAGGTTTCGCCGATTCGCAACAGATTCCGTTAAACTTCCGTTAATCGCCGCCCTTCGGGTAATATCGCCCAGACATGTTCCCCAGGCGAGGACAAATCGCCCTCTCCCTTCTGCCCGGCGTCGGCGCCAAATCGTTGCGTCGAGCCCTGGAGCGACAAGCCGCTATACCCCGGTCTTGGGACGAACTGGTCTCTCTGCCCGCTCCCCAAATCGCCGAAGAATACAGCCTGCCCGAACAATCCGTAACCGAGCTCCAATCCAAGGCCTCCCAATACGACGCCCAAGCCGCAGAAATCGAATCGCTCCTCGCCCGCGCCGGCGCCTACTGGATGACGATCGCCGATTCGGCCTATCCCAACCGCCTGCTCGCGCTAGACGAGCCGCCGCCCATCCTCTACGGCTACGGCGACTGGGAACTGCTCTCCAAGCCCAAAGCCGCCCTCATGCTCTCTCGCAAGTTTAGCGACGCCGCCGGACAAGAGACCGAAGAACTCGCGCGCCTCTTTGGAGAGCAGGGCTTTACAATCGTAACCAGCCTCCACCCAGAAGGCTATCGCCGGTCGGTCATGGCCTGCCTCAGACACAACTTGCCCTACTGCTTGGCGCTCGATAGAGGCCTGCTAGACGCATTTGGCGACGACCTAAGAAAGGAGCCGCTGGCTGCAGCCCGCATCTGGCGAGCCGAGTTCGATCCCTACCGTGCATTGGCAATCAGCGCCTTTCGACCCCGAGACCCCTGGAGAGCGCCCTCCGGTTTGTTGCGAGACGAACTGGTTATAGCCCTCTCCGATACCGTGATCGCGGTCGAGATCAGCCAGGGCGGACAGATCGACCGATTGCTCAAAGACGCCGTCCGCAGAGGCCAGGACGTTCGAGCGATAGCGACCGAAGACCGACCGGGCAACCAAGAGCTGATCGAAGCGGGCGCAACGCCCTTTGGCGCCCCATGAAACTCTCGATCTGCATCGTAACCTGGAACTGCCGCGACCTTCTGCGCGCCTGCCTAGAATCTATCCCCCGGCGCGACGACTTTGAGACCATCGTGGTGGACAACGCCTCTAACGACGGCACGGCACAAATGGTCGAACAGGAGTTCCCCTGGGTTCGCCTCATCGCCAACGATCAGAACCAACTGTATGCCAAAGGCAACAATCAAGCCTTCGAAACTGCAATGGGAGAATTCGTCCTCATGCTCAACCCCGATACCGAACTCGAACCCGACGCGCTGGACAACGCCTTGGCCGTTCTCGATGAGCATCCCGATGTCGGCGCGGTCGGCGGCCTCCAGAGATTCCCAGACGGCACAATCCAGCCCTCAGTGCGCGGCTTTCCGACGCCCTCCGCGCTCTTTTACGAAACGATCGGCCTGGCCCGGATCTTCCCACGCTCAAAAAAACTAAACGTCTATCGGATGCGATGGTTCAAATACGACCAAGAAATCGAAGTCGATCAACCAATGGCGACCTTCCTCATGACGCGGCGAATCGTCATAGAGCAAGTCGGCGGT contains the following coding sequences:
- the gcvT gene encoding glycine cleavage system aminomethyltransferase GcvT, producing MSDLKTSLYEAHVRHGGKMVPFAGWVMPIQYQGILDEARAVRTGCGLFDVSHMARGWFRGDRVLDYLSSLVPSDLGRLTDMSAMYTILTNPNGGVIDDIIIYRLSEPEYMVVFNAANREKDLAWFRQHGQGIDIDDRTLSTAMIAVQGPKAVETLAALGGTNLPDVPRFAAAETTIAGVRLLAGRTGYTGEDGFELICPADQADALWEALTQEGGVPCGLGARDLLRIEAGLHLYGHELSDEINPIEANLGWVVHRLEGYWGSKIIARIKAEGPIRKLMGIVMDDRAVPREGNEIWSDDQRIGTVSSGTFSPVLGKSIGMAFIATDYAKAGNRCEMRVRDRAFGASITTRRFLKDQ
- a CDS encoding thioredoxin family protein, with translation MAIPIGSDAHDFSLPTVDGGTVSLSQYPEAVAYCIVFWCNHCPYVVGYEDRFIDLVNRYKDRGVVFIAINANDANQYPQDSFEAMKRRAQEKNYPFIYAYDEEQSVARMYMAERTPEFFLFDSERELRYHGRFDDNHEDPKAAQRHFLEDAINSVLEGEPPHMPNTAPIGCTIKWKP
- a CDS encoding PEP-CTERM sorting domain-containing protein; translation: MRFNKSLMHLAVASAVAVMMVASASAASGFFLDGSNISQSAGSVATQTDSDSSNPRTSIQVNPGDWFTLTVGVEFTPGDGGLASTTTVNIFGDLAGSSEFDVHFFGADNATNPQNNARFHSDVADNDWSSSGRAGGRVRANSTSPTNTSFGIATEDGFSLKMLKTGGTADPFRFWVGQVRIKVANNAAVGNYVIDLTRLSGVGSEGVTVRTCMLNATTTLYATRSGLNVEVVPEPASMIALGTGLVGLLAARRRRA
- a CDS encoding M55 family metallopeptidase, whose protein sequence is MEGVAGISVWDQVNGGSPQYEEGRRLYTGEINAAVRACKRAGAKRIVVVDGHGAGGQWSFKSLIPDALESGAEYVFSLRWCRHIEPFQSGCDAVLLVGAHAMAGTPDGVLCHTVSTEGWHNAWINGTLVGESGFIAALAGHWGAPIVFVSGDEATCKEVTDLLGSKVATAPVKKALHRYAISTLNHADACEMIESRAYEALTKRDFPPAWRLPAPVEVRVEITNPDKAAYFLRKPGVTQEGRCVVAKGESFWQVWDNFWWET
- a CDS encoding glycosyltransferase family 2 protein, with protein sequence MKLSICIVTWNCRDLLRACLESIPRRDDFETIVVDNASNDGTAQMVEQEFPWVRLIANDQNQLYAKGNNQAFETAMGEFVLMLNPDTELEPDALDNALAVLDEHPDVGAVGGLQRFPDGTIQPSVRGFPTPSALFYETIGLARIFPRSKKLNVYRMRWFKYDQEIEVDQPMATFLMTRRIVIEQVGGMDERFPLFFNDVDWCYRVRQAGWKILFSPNVRLVHHGGASTSQARKWAIRESHRSLEEFYRKHYQTRLWPSLYWTIVGLIRITGFLRPLKAKN
- a CDS encoding DNA-processing protein DprA; its protein translation is MRRALERQAAIPRSWDELVSLPAPQIAEEYSLPEQSVTELQSKASQYDAQAAEIESLLARAGAYWMTIADSAYPNRLLALDEPPPILYGYGDWELLSKPKAALMLSRKFSDAAGQETEELARLFGEQGFTIVTSLHPEGYRRSVMACLRHNLPYCLALDRGLLDAFGDDLRKEPLAAARIWRAEFDPYRALAISAFRPRDPWRAPSGLLRDELVIALSDTVIAVEISQGGQIDRLLKDAVRRGQDVRAIATEDRPGNQELIEAGATPFGAP